The genomic region ATCCGGACATGCCCTTCGTCTGGCACGGAGGCACCGGTCACGAGGTTGACGAAGATCTCCGCCGCGGCGGCGTCGAGCCCGCGCAACACGAGCGTCTCGCCCTCGCGCACGTGGAGCCGCCTGAGGCGCAGCGGCGCCGGCGCGCCATAGAACTTGGCCACGCGATCGATCTCGACGAGCGCAGGCGCGCCGGTTCCGTTCGGCATTCAGAGCCGCCCGCGGCGGGCCACGAGATCGTCGTACCGCTCCCGGGGAAGCGCCACACGACCGAATCCCTCGACCCGCCCGCTGCCGTGCCCGTGGTAGTCCGACCCGCCCGTCACACACAGGCCGTGCGCATCGGCCAAGGCGATGTACCGCGCCTGATCGTCGGCGGTGTGGTCGGGATGGAACGCCTCGATGCCATCGAGCCCGTGGTCGATGAGCCCCGGGATCATCGCGTCGAGCCCCATCTTGCCGGGATGCGCCAGCGACACGAGGCCGCCCGCCTCGTGGATGCGAGCCACGACCTCCTCGGGCGGACTGCCGCGGCGCGCGACGAACGCCGGACGCCCATCGGCGAGGAAACGTTCGAAGGCGTCGCCGATGTCGGCGGCATGACCGGCGGCGACGAGGGCGGCGGCCACGAGCGGCCGGCCGACGCTTCGCCCGTCCTGTGCCGTCGCGGCGACGAGCGGGCCGGCGTCGATCGCGACCCCGAGCCCTTCGAGCCGCTCGAGCATCTCGAGCAGGCGACGCCGGCGCTGCTGCTGCTGCACGGACAGGAAGTCGAGCAGCGCCGTCGCTTCGGGATCGATGAAGTAACCCAGGATGTGGACGTCCTTCGACCGGTACACCGCCGTGACTTCGATGCCGGCA from Acidobacteriota bacterium harbors:
- a CDS encoding PHP domain-containing protein; this encodes MIDLHLHTTASDGRSSPEELAREAHAVGITIMAVTDHDTTAAIRRTQAAAADAGMVCIAGIEVTAVYRSKDVHILGYFIDPEATALLDFLSVQQQQRRRRLLEMLERLEGLGVAIDAGPLVAATAQDGRSVGRPLVAAALVAAGHAADIGDAFERFLADGRPAFVARRGSPPEEVVARIHEAGGLVSLAHPGKMGLDAMIPGLIDHGLDGIEAFHPDHTADDQARYIALADAHGLCVTGGSDYHGHGSGRVEGFGRVALPRERYDDLVARRGRL